The genomic segment ACTTTAAGAAGGATGAAGGACTTCTACATGGAGATTACATTCCATTTTGAGAGTTCTGTGATACCTTTCATCTCAAGGATTGCACCTTCAGACACTTACAAGATTTGGAAAAGGGGTGGCAATATGAGGGCAGACATGACTTTGGCTGGCTTTGATGGTTTGAAAATCAAGAGGTCAAATCAGAGCATTCTTTTTTTTGGTGATGGTGATAAAGATGATGATAGAAAATTCCCTGGATCCTTGTTCAAAGTCTCACACAAAGAGAAGGAAGTACTTGTGATTTCACCCAGCATAGCTGCTCCTTCTGAGAAAGAGGTTAAGAAGAAATTGAATCAGAAGTATAGGACTGACTCATGTAGGATTGGGATTGATGTGAGTGAGGCACTTCTTGTTCCCCAGGTAACTTGGAGGAAAAAGGAGAGGAAAGAAATGGTGGGGCCATGGAAAGCCAAGGTGTATGACATGCACAATGTGATTCTCAGTGTGAAATCCAAAAGTATCCCTGGAGCTCCACCACCTGAGGCCAgacaaaggaagaagaaggataGTGAAAAAATTGATGACATTTTGACAGATGACGAAAAGAAGCAATTGGAAGCTGCAATTAATTCAACAGATGAAAATGGTCCATGTGAAAAAGGTAACCGTgtgaagaaggaaaagaaggaaaagaaggaaaagaaagaaaagaaagaaaagtctGGTGGACATAGAGACCACAAGGACAAAACCACAAATGCAAACCATGAGAACTTTACTTCCAAAAATGGTGAAAACCAGTACACAAGAGGGATGATGCCTTCTCTTTGGCTTTCCCAAAACTTTCCACTAACAATTGATGAATTGCTACCTATGCTTGACGTTCTTGCTGAGAGACTTAAAGCAGTTCGTCGGTTAAGAGAACTCCTTACAACAAAACTTCCAAAGGAGTCCTTTCCAGTCAGGGTATGTCCTTTTTGTTCTTTGATTTAGTTCTTCCACATCAATACATTCATTATATCTTTACATTAGTTCTTTCCCTCTTATTTGCCTTGATGCAGTACTCATAAGGGGAAAATTATCATTACCATTATCTTATGACATCTAACAATGAACATCATGTTCTGATTATAGTACAATTATGTTTTTCAATGATTGAAAGCTGCATTATTTGATGTTTGATCTTCAATGCTTCTGATGGAAACTGATCTAAACTAATCTATGATTGTTGGCAAGTTGTTTCTCCAAGACAGTATTTCATGAAAATTATCACAAAGCACTAATGCTCAATCATGAAGATTGAAGATTGTTTTAGCCAACATGTGGCAACACTTTTTCCTGTTTGAAttgtgttaaaaatatatagccaTGTCACCTGGACATTAGACAGAAGTTGGTTAGATATAGTACATTTCTTTTGAAGCTATCAGTGTTGTTGTACAAAGTAATTGTTATGTCAGAGACTAATGGCATGCAATGCATTACTgttagatgaaaatgaaaatattgaagAAGGAAGGAGTGAACTTTGAGAATGTATCCAACCATACATCATCATTTGGAACATTCATTCACATTTATCAAGGAAGACTTCAAACTTTTTTGTAAGAGTAGCACAGAACTCAATTTGAAGTCcttctcaagaaaaaaaataaaggttatAGTTCTAAGTGGAAAACCAGAATTCTGCTTTCTTGGTTCTctctataaataattaaaacatgacCTGAAATATAAGAGAAGAATTCAACTAAACCAGGAATTCTCTCAGGACTCAAGAACATAGATTTCACCATGAATTTGGCTAGGGAAATCTGGACTCAAGGACATAGATTTTAGACATGGTAATTGGTTACCCATTGGTGTGttcctttcttatttttattgtttaacaGGAATTATTAGCTGCCAAGTGGGTTCTACTTGTTAGGATTAAAAAGGAAAGCTTTGACATTCTTTAtaacttcttttccttctttgtCATGCTTATCTATaatctttccttctttttttcaaaatttaccaTCTCATTAACTTTGGAAATATAGCTAGCCATTCCTGTGGTGTCCACTGTTAGATTATTGGTGACTTTCACAAAGTTTGAAGAACTACAACAAGAAAATGGAGATGAGTTTGAATAAGCCTCATCAAGTCCTACAGGTGACCAAAAGAACctagaagaggaagaaaattcCTCATCAGCATCGTCTTCATCATCATGGTTTCAGTGGATAAAGACCCCTTCAAGATCTAGTTCATGTAGGTTGGAATCTAGTACTAGGGTATTTGATGAGCAGGATCTATTTGTATTCCCTCATATTATAAATGGCTTACTCAACAAGAAAAGTCAAAACAGAAAAAACTAGGATAGATAAAATGgatataaataataactaactaAAGTTACAAACATTTCAAGTAGGAACTTCACATGGTTGAACAAAAAGTATAGGAAAACTTTTTGATGAGgtaattttaaaagaacaagCAAGAGCTATAGACTCATTTCACATCTAGACCATCATTTGTTAGAACTCATCTTATTATGACATCCTTTGCAGTTTTTATGCTTTATTTACTTATGATTATCAAATAGAAGTGGTGTTAAAGATCTAAGCACAATTGTGATAGTAGTTTAAAACTTTGATTTTGTAGAAACCACACTTAAACAACACCACAACATAAAAGTTACACACGATTTTGAAGGgtaatttattgtaatttagGATGTGTTTGGAACTTGGgagcctcaaatacttcttggacattgaagtagctcagtcTAAAAATGGAGTTATAATCTCttaaaggaagtatgctcttgatatctTACAAGAAACAAATATGATTTATTGTAGACCAGTAAGCAGTCTTATGGacctaaataagaaattaatgattaaagaaggtgaattattctctgACCCAAAAAGATACAGGGGactggttggaaaactgatttatcttactattacaaggcctgatctatcttttgcaattggagtggttagtcaatttatgcagGATCCATATGTTGGCCATTGAaatgctatcattcgcattctaaggtaccTTAAAAAGGCTCTCAAGTAAGGTTTCTTATATGAAGATAGAGAAAGCATTTAGGTCtttgggtattgtgatgcaaaTTGGGCAAGTTCTCCTATTGACAGACGATATACTACTGGATATTGTATTTTCCTTAGACGAAACATTATTTCCTTGAAAAGAAACATAATGTAGTGGCCCAATCGACTGCTGAAGTTGAATATAGGGCAATGACATCACTAAcgtgtgaacttatatgggtgaagcagTTACTTTGAGAGCTTAACTTATGTGACATCCAGattatgaagatgtattgtgataatcAAGTTGtcctccacattgcatcaaatccagtgtttcacgagagaactaaatatataaaaattggcTGTCGTTTTGTTAAGAAAAATTGttgacaaaagaaatatgtaccaagtttgttggatcaaatgactaactcaaatatgttgaccaagcaaaTGATGGGGAGGTTGAACAAGAAGTGGCTGCAATgtctaaaacaaatattttttggcCGGGGATCGATGTAACTCATTCAGTTCTTTTGCCTCAGTTGACTTGGAGGTGGcaggagaaaacaaaaatggtaGGCCCTTGGAAAGCTAAGGTATATGATATGCACAATGTGGTTGTGAGCATAAAGTCTAGAGGAGTCCCTAGAGCTATGACAGATGATGAGCTCTTCTCATCTTGCAATGAAAATGAAACTGAGAGTGAAGAATTCAATGATATATTGACTGAGGAGGAAAGAAGGCATTTGAAAGATGCGCATTGGCTGGATTCGGCAGACATGACCAATGAAAGTGACCAAAGAACTCTTGCCATTGCTGCAAACAACGTTAAAGCAATTCGCAGATTAAGAGAACTCCTTTCAACTAAACTTCCAATGGGAACCTTCCCTGTTAAGTTATGTGCTTTATCATCTTTTGAAGGCCTATTACTAGAAGTATGAATATTCTAGGCATATGTATGTTGAACTCTTTAATAGCTTTGcttccattttattttcttctgtgTCACTCCCTAGGATTAGTTACACTTGGTTGTTTATTCTACCTATGCTGTAGTTTGCTTCACATCATTTGTTGGTCTATAAATGGGAGGATATCAAGTGAAAGTAGGTGCAGATTAGGAGTCAGAAATAGATCTGAGCTAGAAACGGATACTGTTGCTCAATTCAATAACCAATATCAACATAAAGTATATAATTCATTGTATTATCTACATACAGTTAATTCATGAAGAGTGAAGATTGTTTTAGCCAACATGTGGCAACACTTTTTCCTGTTTGAATTGTGTTAAACATATATAACCATGTCACCTGGACATTAGACAGAAGTTGGTTAGATACAGTGCATTTCTTTTTTAGCTATGATTGTGCAAAGTAATTGTTATGTCAGAGACTAATGGTATGAAAATGAGAATATTGAAGAAGGAAGGAGAAAATTTTGAGAATGTATCCAGCCAAACATAATCTTTGGAACATTCATTCACATTTATCAAGCAAGACCTCGAAGTTTTCTGTAAGAGTAGCACAGAACTCAATTTGAGGACcttctcaagaaaaaaaatacataaataaaaggTTATAGTTCTAAATGGAAAACCAATTCTGCTTTCTTGATTCtctctataaatagaataaaaggaTAATAAAGTTATTAACACATGACCTGAAATATAAGAGAAGAATTCAACTAAACCAAGAGTTCCCAGGACTCGAGAACATAGATTTTAGACATGGTAATTGTTATGATAATAACAAAAAGTCATGTTGATAAAACAAAAGAcgaacatgagtttatataaagataaaatacttttaaagtgataccaaaagcaaatgAGAGATTAGTTAAGAGCGGACAATATCTCTCCATAACGGAGATTTATGTGTGTATTcctttgttacttttattgtttAACAGTAATTATTAGCTGCCAAGCGGGAAGTTTTGACATTGTTTATGATTTCTTTCCCTTCTTTTCATGCTTATCTAAtctttaccttttttatttcaaactcTACCATGTTATTAACTTTGGAAATGTAGGTAGCCATCCCTGTGGTGTCCACCGTTAGAGTATTGGTGACTTTCACAAAGTTTGAAGAATTACAACAAGAAAATGTAGATGAGTTTGAATCAGCCCCATCAAGTCCTACTGGTGACCAAAAGAACctagaagaggaagaaaattcctcctcctcttcatcatca from the Vigna angularis cultivar LongXiaoDou No.4 chromosome 3, ASM1680809v1, whole genome shotgun sequence genome contains:
- the LOC108324358 gene encoding uncharacterized protein LOC108324358 isoform X1 — encoded protein: MEGIDVSAYEHSPVHKAIVLRDHIALDELLGRLPKLRNPLEIKTEAASLAEEEKGAVISATVDRRDVPNGDTPLHLAVKHGDFIATEMLMDAGANGRLKNKEGWTALRAALIHKQDKIAIVMMRYYMSDYEKKYVRRLPRYIGTLRRMKDFYMEITFHFESSVIPFISRIAPSDTYKIWKRGGNMRADMTLAGFDGLKIKRSNQSILFFGDGDKDDDRKFPGSLFKVSHKEKEVLVISPSIAAPSEKEVKKKLNQKYRTDSCRIGIDVSEALLVPQVTWRKKERKEMVGPWKAKVYDMHNVILSVKSKSIPGAPPPEARQRKKKDSEKIDDILTDDEKKQLEAAINSTDENGPCEKGNRVKKEKKEKKEKKEKKEKSGGHRDHKDKTTNANHENFTSKNGENQYTRGMMPSLWLSQNFPLTIDELLPMLDVLAERLKAVRRLRELLTTKLPKESFPVRLTWRWQEKTKMVGPWKAKVYDMHNVVVSIKSRGVPRAMTDDELFSSCNENETESEEFNDILTEEERRHLKDAHWLDSADMTNESDQRTLAIAANNVKAIRRLRELLSTKLPMGTFPVKLSIPVVSTVRVLVTFTKFEELQQENVDEFESAPSSPTGDQKNLEEEENSSSSSSSSWFQWIKAPSRSNSSSLESSSRVFDEQDLFAIPSDYKWFTEEEKAKQKRARKSKMDGSK
- the LOC108324358 gene encoding uncharacterized protein LOC108324358 isoform X3; the protein is MEGIDVSAYEHSPVHKAIVLRDHIALDELLGRLPKLRNPLEIKTEAASLAEEEKGAVISATVDRRDVPNGDTPLHLAVKHGDFIATEMLMDAGANGRLKNKEGWTALRAALIHKQDKIAIVMMRYYMSDYEKKYVRRLPRYIGTLRRMKDFYMEITFHFESSVIPFISRIAPSDTYKIWKRGGNMRADMTLAGFDGLKIKRSNQSILFFGDGDKDDDRKFPGSLFKVSHKEKEVLVISPSIAAPSEKEVKKKLNQKYRTDSCRIGIDVSEALLVPQVTWRKKERKEMVGPWKAKVYDMHNVILSVKSKSIPGAPPPEARQRKKKDSEKIDDILTDDEKKQLEAAINSTDENGPCEKGNRVKKEKKEKKEKKEKKEKSGGHRDHKDKTTNANHENFTSKNGENQYTRGMMPSLWLSQNFPLTIDELLPMLDVLAERLKAVRRLRELLTTKLPKESFPVRLAIPVVSTVRLLVTFTKFEELQQENGDEFE
- the LOC108324358 gene encoding uncharacterized protein LOC108324358 isoform X2, translating into MEGIDVSAYEHSPVHKAIVLRDHIALDELLGRLPKLRNPLEIKTEAASLAEEEKGAVISATVDRRDVPNGDTPLHLAVKHGDFIATEMLMDAGANGRLKNKEGWTALRAALIHKQDKIAIVMMRYYMSDYEKKYVRRLPRYIGTLRRMKDFYMEITFHFESSVIPFISRIAPSDTYKIWKRGGNMRADMTLAGFDGLKIKRSNQSILFFGDGDKDDDRKFPGSLFKVSHKEKEVLVISPSIAAPSEKEVKKKLNQKYRTDSCRIGIDVSEALLVPQVTWRKKERKEMVGPWKAKVYDMHNVILSVKSKSIPGAPPPEARQRKKKDSEKIDDILTDDEKKQLEAAINSTDENGPCEKGNRVKKEKKEKKEKKEKKEKSGGHRDHKDKTTNANHENFTSKNGENQYTRGMMPSLWLSQNFPLTIDELLPMLDVLAERLKAVRRLRELLTTKLPKESFPVRVAIPVVSTVRVLVTFTKFEELQQENVDEFESAPSSPTGDQKNLEEEENSSSSSSSSWFQWIKAPSRSNSSSLESSSRVFDEQDLFAIPSDYKWFTEEEKAKQKRARKSKMDGSK